In a single window of the Thermoflexus sp. genome:
- a CDS encoding ParB N-terminal domain-containing protein, protein MPILRFVPVEDLIPHEQADQVRTAPLVHRLQTEGILKNPPVVAPIPGDPRYVVLDGANRVEAARRLGLPHLVVQVVDYEDPRLRVEAWTHVISGESPESFFNTIHKMEGITLEPSEYLHARAELARRQALAYLICPPGDIYLVRAEGDLYRRTALLNRLVDVYKSRFRFYRTTTDQLEQILSDYEQVIAVVVFPRYEPAEIIELARNGARLPAGITRHIIPYRALRINIPLEILAAPLSLEEKNAWLMEWFRRKLAAREIRVYEESVVIFDE, encoded by the coding sequence ATGCCCATCTTGCGGTTTGTCCCAGTGGAAGACCTGATCCCCCATGAGCAGGCGGATCAGGTGCGAACAGCCCCCCTCGTCCATCGGCTGCAGACCGAAGGGATCCTGAAGAACCCTCCGGTGGTGGCGCCGATCCCCGGCGATCCCCGCTATGTGGTGCTCGATGGGGCCAACCGGGTGGAGGCCGCCCGGCGTCTGGGGCTCCCCCATCTGGTCGTGCAGGTGGTGGATTATGAGGATCCCCGCCTGAGGGTCGAAGCCTGGACCCATGTGATCAGCGGCGAGAGCCCGGAGAGCTTTTTCAACACGATCCATAAAATGGAGGGAATCACCCTGGAACCCTCCGAATATCTGCATGCCCGGGCGGAGCTGGCCCGCCGTCAGGCCCTGGCCTATCTGATCTGCCCCCCGGGGGATATCTACCTGGTTCGGGCGGAAGGGGATCTCTACCGTCGGACCGCTCTGCTGAACCGCCTGGTGGATGTCTATAAATCCCGTTTCCGGTTCTATCGGACCACCACCGATCAGCTGGAGCAGATCCTGTCGGATTACGAGCAGGTGATCGCGGTGGTGGTCTTCCCGCGCTATGAACCAGCGGAGATCATCGAGCTGGCCCGTAACGGCGCGCGGCTCCCCGCTGGCATCACCCGCCACATCATCCCCTACCGGGCCCTGCGCATCAATATCCCGCTGGAGATCCTGGCCGCTCCCCTCTCCCTGGAAGAGAAAAACGCATGGCTGATGGAATGGTTCCGCCGCAAACTGGCCGCGCGGGAGATTCGTGTCTACGAGGAGAGCGTCGTCATCTTCGATGAGTGA
- a CDS encoding RluA family pseudouridine synthase: MRVETFIAEASDRLDRAIATRLPELTRSAAQRLIESGQVWVNGAPVLRPAHRIRPGDQITVQIPPPEPVDLIPEPIPLDILYEDQDVLVIHKPAGMVVHPGAGHTRGTLIHAILAHCPDLEGVGGVLRPGLVHRLDKETSGVLLVAKNERAYHFLQAQFKARTVRKVYEALVIGHPPPEGMIEAPIARDPRYRKRMAVVPTGRPACTRYQVLKTYEGRWGRYARLEVYPETGRTHQIRVHLAYVGYPIVGDPVYGRRTPLPCPRLFLHARAITVRLPSRPEPITFEAPLPSDLQEVLRVLEEMSPRG, translated from the coding sequence TCACCCGCTCCGCGGCCCAGCGGTTGATCGAAAGCGGACAGGTATGGGTCAATGGGGCGCCGGTCCTGCGGCCGGCCCATCGGATCCGTCCGGGGGATCAGATCACCGTTCAGATCCCCCCTCCGGAACCGGTCGACCTGATCCCGGAGCCCATCCCGCTGGATATCCTGTATGAGGATCAGGACGTGCTGGTCATCCACAAGCCCGCAGGGATGGTGGTGCATCCCGGGGCCGGGCACACGAGGGGCACCCTGATCCATGCCATTCTGGCTCACTGCCCGGATCTGGAGGGAGTGGGCGGGGTCCTGCGCCCGGGGCTGGTGCATCGCCTGGATAAGGAGACGTCGGGGGTGTTGCTGGTCGCCAAGAATGAGCGAGCCTATCACTTCCTGCAGGCACAGTTCAAGGCGCGCACGGTGCGTAAAGTCTACGAGGCGCTGGTGATCGGGCATCCGCCTCCGGAGGGGATGATCGAAGCGCCGATCGCCCGGGATCCCCGTTACCGCAAGCGGATGGCGGTGGTCCCCACCGGTCGCCCGGCCTGCACCCGGTATCAGGTGTTGAAAACCTATGAGGGGCGGTGGGGGCGCTACGCGCGGCTGGAGGTCTATCCGGAGACCGGGCGCACGCATCAGATTCGGGTGCATCTGGCGTATGTCGGGTATCCGATTGTGGGCGATCCGGTCTATGGGCGGCGAACGCCATTGCCATGCCCCCGGTTGTTCCTCCACGCCCGAGCGATCACCGTGCGCCTGCCCTCCCGCCCTGAACCGATCACCTTTGAGGCGCCGTTGCCGTCCGATCTGCAGGAGGTCCTGCGCGTTCTGGAGGAGATGTCCCCCCGCGGATAG
- a CDS encoding ParA family protein, with amino-acid sequence MARTIAVVSQKGGVGKTTTVVHLGVALAERGASTLLVDLDPQAALTAAFGLNEDLSPTVEASLIKGIAITQVIRNLRPGLDIAPASFQLNQAELILHQRPRWPYQLREALRPVQGRYAYILIDAPPGLGPLTVNALAAADAFLIPIRPDYLSLRSLKGLLIAVGRLRQQLGLSIELMGILPTMVQLHLRHHRDVLAELTAAFGRKVFQVFIPQSIRFAEAPVAGQSLLDYMANHPGAQAYRRLAALIEEASGR; translated from the coding sequence GTGGCTCGAACCATTGCCGTAGTCAGCCAGAAAGGGGGGGTGGGCAAAACCACGACGGTGGTTCATCTCGGCGTCGCGCTGGCGGAGCGCGGCGCATCCACCCTGCTGGTGGATCTCGACCCCCAAGCGGCGTTAACGGCGGCTTTCGGGTTAAACGAGGATCTCTCGCCAACCGTCGAGGCCTCGCTGATAAAAGGCATTGCGATCACCCAGGTGATCCGGAACCTGCGGCCAGGTCTGGATATCGCCCCCGCCTCGTTTCAGCTGAACCAGGCGGAGCTGATCCTGCACCAGCGCCCGCGCTGGCCTTACCAGCTTCGAGAGGCCCTTCGACCGGTGCAGGGGCGTTATGCCTACATCCTGATCGACGCACCGCCCGGATTGGGCCCCCTCACGGTGAACGCCCTCGCCGCCGCCGATGCCTTCCTGATCCCCATCCGGCCGGATTATCTCTCCCTTCGCAGCCTGAAAGGGCTGCTGATCGCTGTGGGGCGGTTACGCCAGCAACTGGGGCTTTCCATCGAGCTGATGGGCATCCTGCCCACGATGGTGCAGCTCCACCTGCGCCATCATCGGGACGTACTCGCGGAATTGACGGCCGCTTTCGGGAGAAAAGTGTTCCAGGTCTTCATCCCTCAAAGCATCCGGTTCGCTGAGGCTCCGGTCGCCGGGCAGAGCCTTCTGGATTACATGGCCAACCACCCTGGGGCCCAGGCCTATCGGCGACTGGCTGCGCTGATCGAGGAGGCCAGCGGGAGGTGA
- a CDS encoding S1 RNA-binding domain-containing protein: METSPGILEQQMETSPGILEQQEEAESSVKVPLRSLRPKMQVEGVVIAVTPAGAFVDIGSEIPGFIHLSQLSPQPVLRVSDVLKPGDRVTAWVKQVNRKKNLLSLTMIRPAAYGWGQLKPGREFTGRITRVEPGGVYVDIDAPVEGFVPASQIRREGRVDPTGLFQVGDEVKVWVISASRRERRLRLTMIPPPSVKWEDLKVGELIRGKVTRVEKFGAFVDIGAERDALIHISEFGVRNLRDPSEVLQEGQEIEARIILVDPEKKQIRLSLRGLLHVKEVEPEPSVQKAVPPRSAPAPEAEPTEEELTVMAYALKRALEEARARGRPIPPLESLSAN; encoded by the coding sequence ATGGAAACGAGCCCTGGGATCCTGGAACAGCAAATGGAAACGAGCCCTGGGATCCTGGAACAGCAAGAGGAGGCCGAGAGCTCTGTGAAGGTTCCCCTTCGATCGCTTCGTCCGAAAATGCAGGTGGAAGGAGTCGTCATTGCGGTCACCCCGGCAGGTGCCTTCGTCGACATCGGCTCTGAGATCCCCGGTTTCATCCACCTCTCCCAGCTCAGCCCACAACCCGTCCTCCGGGTATCCGATGTGCTGAAACCCGGCGATCGAGTGACGGCCTGGGTGAAGCAGGTCAACCGCAAGAAAAACCTGTTGAGCCTCACGATGATCCGCCCGGCGGCGTATGGCTGGGGGCAGCTGAAGCCGGGCCGGGAGTTCACCGGCCGGATCACGCGGGTGGAGCCGGGCGGCGTGTATGTGGACATCGACGCGCCGGTGGAAGGGTTCGTTCCGGCTTCTCAGATCCGCCGGGAGGGCCGGGTGGATCCCACCGGGTTGTTCCAGGTGGGCGACGAGGTGAAAGTCTGGGTGATCAGCGCCAGCCGCCGCGAGCGCCGGCTGCGCCTGACCATGATCCCGCCGCCTTCGGTGAAGTGGGAAGATCTGAAGGTCGGCGAGCTGATCCGGGGCAAGGTCACCCGGGTGGAGAAGTTCGGAGCCTTCGTGGATATCGGGGCGGAGCGGGATGCCCTGATTCATATCAGCGAGTTCGGGGTGCGCAACCTGAGGGATCCTTCCGAGGTGCTCCAGGAGGGTCAGGAGATCGAGGCCCGCATTATCCTGGTGGACCCCGAGAAAAAGCAGATCCGCCTCAGCCTCCGCGGGCTCCTCCACGTCAAAGAAGTGGAACCCGAACCGTCGGTCCAGAAAGCGGTTCCCCCGCGATCCGCTCCTGCCCCCGAGGCCGAACCCACCGAGGAGGAGCTTACGGTGATGGCCTATGCCCTGAAGCGGGCGCTGGAGGAAGCTCGGGCCCGCGGCCGCCCGATCCCGCCTCTGGAATCGTTATCTGCGAATTAA
- the ndk gene encoding nucleoside-diphosphate kinase, whose protein sequence is MERTLVLIKPDGVQRGLVGEIISRLERRGLKIVAMKMLQISPELAARHYAIHQGKPFYESLVRYITSGPVVAMVVEGPQAIEVVRKTMGATDPAKAEPGTIRADFGLTIGRNLVHGSDGPETAAFEIALFFREDEILSYPRDVDRWIMDS, encoded by the coding sequence GTGGAGCGGACGCTGGTCCTGATCAAGCCGGATGGGGTTCAGCGGGGGCTGGTTGGAGAGATCATCTCCCGGCTGGAGCGCCGTGGGTTGAAGATCGTGGCCATGAAGATGCTGCAGATCTCCCCAGAGCTGGCCGCGCGCCATTATGCGATCCATCAGGGCAAGCCTTTTTATGAGAGCCTGGTGCGTTACATCACCTCCGGACCGGTGGTGGCGATGGTTGTGGAGGGCCCCCAGGCGATCGAAGTGGTGCGCAAGACCATGGGCGCGACCGATCCGGCGAAGGCGGAGCCCGGGACGATCCGGGCGGACTTCGGCCTCACCATCGGACGCAATCTGGTTCACGGATCGGACGGGCCGGAGACGGCGGCGTTCGAGATCGCGCTGTTCTTCCGGGAGGATGAGATCCTCTCCTATCCGCGGGACGTGGATCGATGGATTATGGACAGTTAA
- the fabD gene encoding ACP S-malonyltransferase, protein MNGRLAFVFPGQGSQYVGMGRALYEAFPEARKVFEEADVRLGYAISRLCFEGPEPQLNDTFYTQPAILTVSIAAWQAWQARGGPTPDFVAGHSLGEFTALVVAGALSFPDALGLVQERGRLMRWAGEQQPGAMAAVLGMERAALEAICAEASQETGEAVVVANDNCPGQLVISGGKAAVTRASELARSRGAKRVVPLAVSIAAHSPLMAPAVEPFRAALKATPFHRPRIPVISNVQARPLQGDPEDLRAELAQQLTAPVRWTESVQWMFENGVGAFVEFGPRDVLSGLIRRIAPEARTLRVEDPETLEQALRALA, encoded by the coding sequence ATGAACGGGCGCCTCGCTTTTGTTTTCCCGGGACAGGGCTCGCAATATGTAGGGATGGGCCGGGCCCTTTACGAGGCCTTCCCCGAAGCCCGCAAGGTGTTCGAGGAAGCGGATGTCCGGCTGGGTTACGCCATCTCCCGCCTGTGCTTCGAGGGGCCGGAGCCGCAGCTGAACGACACCTTTTATACCCAGCCGGCCATCCTCACGGTCTCCATCGCGGCCTGGCAGGCCTGGCAGGCCCGGGGGGGACCCACGCCCGATTTCGTGGCTGGCCACAGCCTGGGGGAATTCACCGCCCTCGTGGTCGCAGGCGCCCTTTCTTTTCCGGACGCCCTGGGCCTGGTGCAGGAGCGGGGACGTCTGATGAGGTGGGCGGGGGAGCAACAGCCGGGGGCCATGGCCGCCGTGCTGGGGATGGAGCGGGCCGCTCTGGAGGCGATCTGCGCCGAGGCCAGCCAGGAAACCGGGGAAGCGGTCGTCGTCGCCAATGACAACTGCCCGGGCCAGCTGGTGATCTCCGGGGGCAAGGCCGCGGTGACGCGGGCGAGCGAGCTCGCCCGAAGTCGCGGGGCCAAACGGGTCGTCCCGCTGGCGGTCAGCATCGCCGCCCATTCCCCATTGATGGCCCCCGCGGTGGAGCCCTTCCGGGCCGCGTTGAAGGCCACGCCCTTTCACCGGCCCCGCATCCCGGTGATCAGCAACGTGCAGGCCCGCCCGCTCCAGGGCGATCCCGAAGACCTGCGGGCGGAGCTGGCCCAGCAGCTGACCGCGCCGGTCCGATGGACGGAGAGCGTGCAGTGGATGTTCGAGAACGGCGTCGGGGCTTTTGTGGAATTTGGCCCCCGGGATGTGTTAAGTGGCCTGATCCGCCGGATCGCTCCGGAAGCCCGCACGCTTCGAGTGGAGGACCCTGAGACCCTGGAGCAGGCCTTGCGAGCGCTGGCCTGA